A window from Festucalex cinctus isolate MCC-2025b chromosome 12, RoL_Fcin_1.0, whole genome shotgun sequence encodes these proteins:
- the c12h14orf180 gene encoding nutritionally-regulated adipose and cardiac enriched protein homolog isoform X1, with amino-acid sequence MLSGGREGLFELGQQLQQQGEYQAALHCFLSCLLGLTHVQSFTSLPNCLHQIAELFITEKNYGKALQFIQAEKMFYEVALIELTALHGSTGPQEDPSLGSAGWATPEELSEQACQAQQLERLAQLCIMSKQPHLALEYSGKAAKIHQRAFGNDHPVTSRSLELMATVYAEIGKTEYSDSLGQRVSALSKRFAAAESIRDTVDAFPHPHPEKHSEVRHRKDFCHQQEDETTDKVINGKIPTSILKKPTYGSDTEATQRRKGERRVRFREPETTVHDIAPCDDTGAYETTASRPHLLLFTCLFLMMSFLGVAMYCTDRRRPQRACEQLEAALAVYLLHMKQLVWGCWIWLTMS; translated from the exons ATGCTGAGTGGGGGGAGGGAGGGCCTGTTTGAGCTGGGACAGCAGCTCCAGCAGCAGGGGGAGTACCAGGCCGCCTTGCACTGCTTTCTCAGCTGCCTGCTTGGACTGACCCATGTGCAGAGCTTCACCTCTCTGCCCAACTGCCTTCACCAG ATTGCAGAATTGTTCATCACCGAAAAGAATT ATGGGAAGGCCCTGCAGTTCATCCAGGCTGAAAAAATGTTCTACGAGGTGGCACTGATCGAGCTGACGGCTCTGCACGGGAGCACAG GGCCCCAGGAGGACCCCTCACTGGGCTCTGCGGGATGGGCGACCCCAGAGGAGCTCTCGGAGCAGGCCTGCCAGGCGCAGCAGCTCGAGCGGCTGGCTCAGCTTTGCATCATGAGCAAACA GCCTCATCTTGCACTAGAGTACAGTGGTAAG GCTGCAAAAATCCACCAGAGGGCCTTTGGTAACGACCACCCGGTAACTTCCAGAAGCCTGGAGCTCATGGCCACAGTCTATGCCGAGATTGGCAAGACTGAATATTCAG ACTCCCTGGGTCAGCGTGTGTCCGCACTGTCCAAACGCTTCGCTGCTGCAGAATCCATCAGGGACACAGTCGACGCTTTTCCTCATCCGCATCCGGAAAAACACTCCGAGGTTCGCCACAGAAAGGACTTTTGCCACCAACAGGAAGACGAAACAACAGACAAG gtcATCAATGGAAAAATCCCCACATCCATCCTCAAAAAGCCAACTTACGGGTCAGACACAGAAGCCACTCAAAGACGGAAAGGCGAGCGGAGGGTTCGATTCCGCGAGCCGGAGACCACGGTGCACG ACATTGCTCCCTGTGACGACACAGGTG CCTATGAGACGACGGCGTCCCGCCCTCACCTGCTCCTGTTCACTTGCCTCTTCCTGATGATGTCCTTCCTGGGCGTCGCCATGTACTGCACAGACCGGCGGCGTCCGCAGCGAGCGTGCGAGCAGCTGGAGGCCGCTCTGGCCGTCTACTTGCTTCACATGAAGCAGCTTGTGTGGGGCTGTTGGATATGGCTGACCATGTCGTGA
- the tmem179ab gene encoding transmembrane protein 179 translates to MALDNLIFAQCVLYFLAFVFGFIAVVPLSENTEDFGGKCLLFTRGMWQNENITVSKQRFIVEEWGAESSCSFVAFVGIASLILSAVQAWRLLFFLCKGYDDSIFNAFLNLLISSLVVFTVFLSSTMVSVGFNLWCESITEGGTMPSSCEDLQDTDLELGLDNSAFYDQFAIAQFGLWAAWLTWLAIGVLAFLKVYHNYRQEDLLDSLIHEKDLLLGRSSRRSSDLKIGLI, encoded by the exons ATGGCCCTGGATAATTTAATTTTCGCCCAGTGCGTTCTTTATTTTTTAGCCTTCGTATTCGGGTTCATCGCCGTGGTGCCTCTGTCCGAAAACACGGAGGACTTCGGTGGGAAATGTTTGCTGTTCACGCGCGGGATGTGGCAGAATGAGAACATCACGGTGTCGAAGCAGCGCTTCATCGTGGAGGAGTGGGGAGCCGAGTCGTCCTGCAGCTTCGTCGCTTTTGTCGGGATAGCCTCCCTGATATTGTCCGCAGTGCAGGCCTGGAGGCTGCTCTTCTTCTTGTGCAAAGGATACGACGA ctCCATCTTCAATGCCTTCCTCAACCTGCTGATCAGCTCCTTGGTGGTGTTCACCGTCTTCTTGTCGAGCACCATGGTCAGCGTGGGCTTCAACCTGTGGTGCGAGTCCATCACCGAGGGCGGCACCATGCCCAGCAG CTGTGaagacctgcaggacaccgACCTAGAACTGGGCCTGGACAACTCTGCATTCTACGACCAGTTCGCTATAGCTCAG TTCGGCCTGTGGGCCGCGTGGCTCACCTGGCTGGCCATCGGCGTGCTGGCCTTCCTCAAGGTTTACCACAACTACAGACAAGAAGATCTGCTGGACAGCCTCATCCACGAGAAGGATCTGCTGCTGGGACGCTCCTCTCGCCGCAGCTCTGACCTCAAGATCGGCCTCATCTAG
- the c12h14orf180 gene encoding nutritionally-regulated adipose and cardiac enriched protein homolog isoform X2 — protein MLSGGREGLFELGQQLQQQGEYQAALHCFLSCLLGLTHVQSFTSLPNCLHQIAELFITEKNYGKALQFIQAEKMFYEVALIELTALHGSTGPQEDPSLGSAGWATPEELSEQACQAQQLERLAQLCIMSKQPHLALEYSGKAAKIHQRAFGNDHPVTSRSLELMATVYAEIGKTEYSDSLGQRVSALSKRFAAAESIRDTVDAFPHPHPEKHSEVRHRKDFCHQQEDETTDKVINGKIPTSILKKPTYGSDTEATQRRKGERRVRFREPETTVHAYETTASRPHLLLFTCLFLMMSFLGVAMYCTDRRRPQRACEQLEAALAVYLLHMKQLVWGCWIWLTMS, from the exons ATGCTGAGTGGGGGGAGGGAGGGCCTGTTTGAGCTGGGACAGCAGCTCCAGCAGCAGGGGGAGTACCAGGCCGCCTTGCACTGCTTTCTCAGCTGCCTGCTTGGACTGACCCATGTGCAGAGCTTCACCTCTCTGCCCAACTGCCTTCACCAG ATTGCAGAATTGTTCATCACCGAAAAGAATT ATGGGAAGGCCCTGCAGTTCATCCAGGCTGAAAAAATGTTCTACGAGGTGGCACTGATCGAGCTGACGGCTCTGCACGGGAGCACAG GGCCCCAGGAGGACCCCTCACTGGGCTCTGCGGGATGGGCGACCCCAGAGGAGCTCTCGGAGCAGGCCTGCCAGGCGCAGCAGCTCGAGCGGCTGGCTCAGCTTTGCATCATGAGCAAACA GCCTCATCTTGCACTAGAGTACAGTGGTAAG GCTGCAAAAATCCACCAGAGGGCCTTTGGTAACGACCACCCGGTAACTTCCAGAAGCCTGGAGCTCATGGCCACAGTCTATGCCGAGATTGGCAAGACTGAATATTCAG ACTCCCTGGGTCAGCGTGTGTCCGCACTGTCCAAACGCTTCGCTGCTGCAGAATCCATCAGGGACACAGTCGACGCTTTTCCTCATCCGCATCCGGAAAAACACTCCGAGGTTCGCCACAGAAAGGACTTTTGCCACCAACAGGAAGACGAAACAACAGACAAG gtcATCAATGGAAAAATCCCCACATCCATCCTCAAAAAGCCAACTTACGGGTCAGACACAGAAGCCACTCAAAGACGGAAAGGCGAGCGGAGGGTTCGATTCCGCGAGCCGGAGACCACGGTGCACG CCTATGAGACGACGGCGTCCCGCCCTCACCTGCTCCTGTTCACTTGCCTCTTCCTGATGATGTCCTTCCTGGGCGTCGCCATGTACTGCACAGACCGGCGGCGTCCGCAGCGAGCGTGCGAGCAGCTGGAGGCCGCTCTGGCCGTCTACTTGCTTCACATGAAGCAGCTTGTGTGGGGCTGTTGGATATGGCTGACCATGTCGTGA